A window from Corynebacterium singulare encodes these proteins:
- the typA gene encoding translational GTPase TypA produces MSTTEFRNVAIVAHVDHGKTTLVNGMLEQSGAFGDHGEHSDRVMDSNDQERERGITILAKNTAIHRKGLGKDGQDLIINVIDTPGHADFGGEVERGISMVDGVVLLVDASEGPLPQTRFVLTKALEAKLPVIICVNKTDRPDARIDEVVTEAQDLLLEIAAGLEDEEAAAAAEELLDLPVLYASGREGKASTENPGDGNVPDAADLQALFDVIYDVLPEPSASVDGPLQAHVTNLDSDDFLGRIALLRIYSGTIKKGQQVAWMHYDDEGEMHTKTVKVAELLRTVGFQRQPDTEAIAGDIVAISGISDIMIGDTIADVEDPKPLPRIKVDEPAISMTIGVNTSPMAGQGGGDKLTARMVKARLDQELIGNVSIKVLPTERPDAWEVQGRGEMALSVLIENMRREGFELTVGKPQVVTQVIDGKTMEPYEMLTIDSPSEYQGAITQLLASRKGQMQSMDVREGDWVRMVFRIPARGLIGFRTQFLTETRGSGIANSISDGLDVWAGEIKARATGSLVADRSGQITAYALMQLADRGDFFVEPGMEAYEGMVVGANNRDEDMDINITKEKKLTNMRSATADATVTLAKAKTLSLDEALEFCGNDECVEVGPKVLRVRKVELSATDRKRAAARAKQLNK; encoded by the coding sequence GTGAGTACTACTGAGTTCCGTAACGTAGCCATCGTCGCACACGTTGACCACGGTAAAACCACCCTCGTCAACGGCATGCTGGAGCAGTCCGGCGCTTTCGGCGACCATGGCGAACACTCGGACCGCGTCATGGACTCCAATGACCAGGAGCGTGAGCGCGGCATCACCATTCTGGCCAAGAACACCGCCATTCACCGCAAGGGTCTGGGCAAGGATGGCCAGGACCTCATCATCAACGTTATTGATACCCCGGGCCACGCCGACTTCGGTGGCGAGGTCGAGCGCGGTATCTCCATGGTGGATGGCGTCGTGCTGCTTGTCGACGCCTCCGAAGGCCCCCTCCCGCAGACCCGTTTCGTCCTCACCAAGGCTCTGGAAGCCAAGCTGCCGGTCATCATCTGTGTCAACAAGACCGACCGTCCGGATGCCCGCATCGACGAGGTTGTCACCGAGGCGCAGGACCTGCTGCTGGAAATCGCGGCCGGCCTTGAGGATGAGGAGGCCGCCGCTGCCGCCGAAGAGCTGCTGGACCTGCCGGTTCTCTACGCTTCCGGCCGCGAGGGCAAGGCCTCCACCGAGAACCCGGGTGACGGTAACGTCCCCGACGCTGCGGACCTGCAGGCGCTTTTCGACGTCATCTATGACGTCCTCCCCGAGCCTTCCGCCTCCGTCGATGGCCCGCTCCAGGCGCACGTCACCAACCTCGACTCCGATGACTTCCTGGGACGTATTGCCCTGCTGCGCATCTACTCCGGCACCATCAAGAAGGGCCAGCAGGTGGCCTGGATGCACTACGACGATGAAGGCGAGATGCACACCAAGACCGTCAAGGTGGCTGAGCTGCTGCGTACCGTCGGCTTCCAGCGTCAGCCGGATACCGAGGCTATCGCCGGTGACATCGTTGCCATCTCCGGTATCTCCGACATCATGATCGGTGACACCATCGCTGATGTTGAGGATCCGAAGCCGCTGCCGCGCATCAAGGTGGACGAGCCGGCTATCTCGATGACCATTGGCGTGAACACCTCGCCGATGGCAGGCCAGGGCGGCGGTGACAAGCTCACCGCACGTATGGTTAAGGCCCGTCTGGACCAAGAGCTCATCGGTAACGTGTCCATCAAGGTTCTGCCAACCGAGCGCCCGGATGCGTGGGAAGTTCAGGGCCGTGGCGAGATGGCGCTCTCCGTTCTCATTGAGAACATGCGCCGCGAGGGCTTCGAGCTGACCGTGGGTAAGCCACAGGTGGTGACCCAGGTCATCGACGGCAAGACTATGGAGCCCTATGAGATGCTCACCATCGATTCCCCGTCGGAGTACCAGGGCGCTATTACTCAGCTGCTGGCTAGCCGTAAGGGCCAGATGCAGTCCATGGACGTCCGCGAGGGCGACTGGGTTCGCATGGTCTTCCGCATCCCGGCCCGCGGTCTCATCGGCTTCCGTACCCAGTTCCTGACGGAGACCCGTGGCTCCGGTATCGCGAACTCCATCTCCGACGGGCTGGACGTCTGGGCTGGTGAGATCAAGGCTCGCGCCACCGGTTCCCTGGTGGCTGACCGCTCCGGCCAGATCACGGCCTACGCCCTTATGCAGCTTGCTGACCGTGGCGACTTCTTCGTGGAGCCGGGCATGGAGGCCTACGAAGGCATGGTTGTGGGTGCCAACAACCGTGATGAGGATATGGACATCAACATCACGAAGGAAAAGAAGCTCACCAATATGCGCTCCGCCACCGCGGATGCCACCGTCACCTTGGCCAAGGCCAAGACTCTATCCCTCGATGAGGCACTGGAGTTCTGTGGCAACGACGAATGCGTTGAGGTGGGCCCCAAGGTGCTGCGCGTGCGCAAGGTGGAGCTGTCCGCCACCGACCGAAAGCGTGCGGCTGCCCGCGCTAAGCAGCTCAACAAGTAA
- a CDS encoding ABC transporter family substrate-binding protein — MDRFSKLLAALAAVSVLSACQANPGPPPVVEAEEQSASPTKSTTESPTPEVVPEEDLLPERSTVAIGVDPLRGGLNPHLSANNSELVSQIAELVLPSAFHGEELDTDVLESAEEIEAPGSIAMRVRYTIASPAQWSDGTPISGSDFNYLWSQIIRTPGANAASGYQAISAVRTSGSGRVVTVDFKHRVEDWRKLFAHLLPSHLLVDQDFSSALAEGIPASAGRYLVAGMDRSRGVITLNRNDRFWGENPAMIDVIQLRALRDTTQAVNMLRSRQIGFADFSPQQTTLERLSLLSDVNTGVVKRSRQLRLEISTLEEALPEEPQRRALASLLDSDQIARLATGRASELDPAHNPFGDPVELAPLRERAGHKPLRIAVDPQSPTALAAAHTIVDVLQSKAIDATVVTERLTTITADLLPAGKVDAVVAWDDNGMDSLSMANYFTCATPGSPAAKLNGFCPEHAEETAADILDGTLDSAAARDKVHQLNSEQVLFVSLLNEVRIHALGKGIVGPGQSITDWDSGLVSAPQWRKDDD, encoded by the coding sequence GTGGACCGTTTCTCCAAGCTGCTGGCAGCGCTCGCTGCAGTGAGTGTGTTGAGCGCCTGCCAGGCCAACCCTGGCCCGCCGCCAGTGGTCGAGGCTGAAGAGCAGAGCGCGTCACCCACCAAGTCGACCACGGAAAGCCCCACCCCGGAGGTGGTTCCGGAAGAGGACCTACTGCCGGAGCGCAGCACGGTGGCCATTGGCGTCGATCCGCTGCGGGGAGGCCTTAACCCACACTTAAGCGCTAACAATTCCGAGCTGGTTAGCCAGATTGCAGAGCTCGTCCTGCCCTCCGCGTTCCACGGTGAAGAGTTGGATACGGATGTGCTCGAGTCGGCGGAGGAAATCGAGGCCCCCGGCAGCATTGCCATGCGCGTGCGCTACACCATTGCTAGTCCGGCCCAATGGTCTGATGGCACACCGATCAGCGGTTCGGACTTCAATTATCTCTGGTCACAGATCATCCGCACACCAGGGGCGAATGCGGCCTCGGGGTATCAAGCGATTTCGGCGGTGCGGACGTCGGGAAGCGGGCGCGTTGTCACGGTAGATTTTAAGCACCGCGTCGAGGACTGGCGCAAGCTCTTTGCCCACCTGCTGCCGTCGCACCTGCTCGTGGACCAGGATTTCTCATCCGCCCTCGCGGAGGGGATTCCGGCCTCGGCTGGACGCTACTTGGTGGCGGGTATGGACCGCAGCCGCGGCGTGATTACGCTCAACCGCAACGACCGCTTCTGGGGCGAAAACCCCGCAATGATTGATGTCATTCAGCTCCGCGCCCTCCGTGACACCACCCAGGCCGTCAACATGCTGCGCTCGCGACAGATCGGGTTTGCGGACTTTAGCCCGCAGCAGACCACCCTCGAGCGGCTGAGCCTACTCAGCGACGTCAACACCGGGGTAGTGAAACGCTCGCGCCAGCTGCGCCTAGAGATATCCACGCTGGAGGAGGCCCTTCCAGAAGAGCCGCAACGCCGCGCTTTGGCCTCTCTGTTGGATTCCGATCAGATTGCCCGTCTCGCCACCGGCAGGGCCTCCGAGCTGGACCCTGCCCACAATCCGTTCGGTGATCCTGTGGAACTGGCCCCGTTGCGCGAGCGTGCGGGGCATAAACCGCTGCGGATTGCAGTCGATCCACAAAGCCCCACGGCCCTTGCCGCCGCCCATACGATTGTTGATGTCCTGCAGTCCAAAGCTATCGACGCCACGGTGGTGACCGAGCGCCTGACCACCATCACCGCGGATCTACTGCCAGCGGGCAAGGTGGATGCCGTCGTGGCCTGGGATGACAATGGCATGGACTCACTGAGCATGGCCAATTACTTCACTTGTGCCACTCCCGGCAGCCCAGCCGCTAAGCTCAATGGTTTCTGCCCTGAGCATGCCGAGGAGACAGCAGCCGATATCCTCGATGGAACCTTGGATTCTGCGGCTGCTCGAGACAAGGTTCACCAGCTCAACTCCGAGCAAGTGCTGTTTGTGTCGCTGCTCAACGAGGTGCGCATCCATGCTTTAGGCAAGGGTATCGTGGGCCCCGGACAAAGTATTACGGACTGGGATTCGGGCCTGGTCAGTGCCCCACAGTGGAGGAAAGATGATGACTAA
- a CDS encoding PIG-L family deacetylase, producing the protein MMTKDLTGYRVVAVHAHPDDEVLFTGGTLADVAARGAEVTVITATLGEEGEVIGSPYQGLAESDRLGGFRAWELKRALDALGVSGIQLGGFGHFRDSGMAGSPAHDNPSALVNRVDEAASLLKEHFVALEPHAVLTYGPDGGYGHPDHIAVHQAVHAAAAPEQRIWWAIFERAAHYRALESVTPPQGWSLPDKDYLDNFTTEGYDVAYALGDVPLAAKRSAMLAHATQIWLADGSLTTVNPHAAQAGLSNPAEVPAAYALSNLLTMPLLRHEFYQLGRGEPSETLVGE; encoded by the coding sequence ATGATGACTAAAGATCTCACCGGCTACCGCGTCGTGGCCGTGCATGCACACCCCGATGATGAGGTGCTCTTCACCGGCGGAACGCTCGCGGATGTGGCCGCCCGCGGCGCTGAGGTCACCGTGATCACCGCAACGCTGGGGGAGGAAGGCGAAGTCATCGGTTCGCCTTACCAAGGACTGGCGGAAAGTGACCGCCTTGGTGGCTTTCGTGCCTGGGAGCTGAAGCGTGCCCTCGACGCCCTGGGGGTCAGCGGCATTCAGCTGGGTGGTTTCGGACACTTCCGCGATTCCGGTATGGCCGGCTCGCCAGCGCACGACAACCCGAGTGCGCTGGTCAACCGAGTCGATGAAGCGGCATCCTTGCTCAAGGAGCATTTCGTAGCGCTTGAGCCCCATGCGGTGTTGACCTACGGCCCCGACGGCGGCTATGGCCACCCAGACCACATCGCTGTGCACCAGGCTGTTCATGCGGCTGCCGCTCCTGAGCAGCGCATTTGGTGGGCGATCTTTGAGCGCGCCGCGCACTACCGCGCCCTGGAATCCGTGACCCCGCCGCAGGGCTGGAGCCTGCCGGACAAGGACTACCTGGACAACTTCACCACTGAAGGCTACGACGTGGCCTATGCGCTTGGTGACGTCCCCCTCGCCGCCAAGCGCTCCGCCATGCTCGCCCACGCCACCCAGATTTGGCTGGCCGATGGTTCCCTCACCACCGTTAACCCGCATGCCGCACAGGCAGGCCTGAGCAACCCCGCCGAGGTGCCCGCTGCCTATGCGCTGTCCAATCTGCTCACCATGCCCCTGCTGCGCCACGAGTTCTATCAGCTCGGCAGGGGAGAGCCGAGCGAGACCCTGGTGGGGGAATAG
- the fdxA gene encoding ferredoxin produces the protein MTYTIAQPCVDIMDRSCVEECPVDCIYEGKRMLYIHPDECVDCGACEPACPVEAIFYEDDVPDEWLDYNDANAAFFDDLGSPGGAAALGPQDFDVPMIAALPPQNQE, from the coding sequence ATGACTTACACCATCGCACAGCCTTGCGTTGACATAATGGACCGCAGCTGCGTTGAGGAATGCCCTGTTGACTGCATTTACGAGGGCAAGCGCATGCTCTACATCCACCCGGACGAGTGCGTGGACTGTGGCGCCTGCGAGCCTGCCTGCCCGGTTGAGGCCATCTTCTACGAGGATGACGTCCCGGATGAGTGGCTGGACTACAACGACGCCAACGCCGCGTTCTTCGATGACCTCGGCTCCCCGGGAGGCGCAGCCGCCCTCGGCCCGCAGGACTTCGATGTCCCGATGATCGCGGCCCTCCCGCCCCAGAACCAGGAGTAA
- the dapC gene encoding succinyldiaminopimelate transaminase — MSRTPLGDTLPDFPWNSLAGAKKKAQAHPDGIVDLSVGNPADPVAPGVQLALSSAAEAPGYPQTQGTPELREAIAKALERRYHMQVDAVLPVIGTKEAIAWLPTLLGMRGETVAFPSVAYPTYEVGALLAGAKPLRADEDFGDASLVFINSPSNPTGKVLGVEKLREIVAWAREKGAIVASDECYMSLGWDDKNPPVSILDPRVTDGDNTGLIAMHSLSKTANMASYRAGFFAGDSKLIAELLELRKHAGLIVPGPIQAAMVAALDDDPSEALQRQRYATRRAELMRALTSAGFTIEHSEAGMYLWATRGENCRATVDWLAERGILVAPGDFYGPAGEQFVRIGLNGTDERIAAAVSRLVA; from the coding sequence ATGAGCCGCACGCCGCTAGGAGATACGCTTCCGGATTTCCCGTGGAACTCCCTCGCTGGTGCTAAGAAGAAGGCCCAAGCTCACCCCGATGGGATTGTGGACCTTTCTGTGGGCAACCCGGCCGATCCGGTGGCCCCCGGCGTGCAGCTGGCGCTTTCTTCCGCCGCAGAAGCCCCGGGCTATCCGCAGACTCAGGGCACCCCGGAGTTGCGCGAGGCCATCGCGAAGGCCTTGGAGCGCCGCTACCACATGCAGGTGGATGCTGTCCTACCGGTGATCGGTACTAAGGAAGCTATCGCCTGGCTGCCCACCCTGCTGGGCATGCGTGGTGAAACAGTTGCCTTTCCTTCCGTGGCGTACCCGACCTACGAGGTTGGTGCCCTGCTGGCAGGCGCCAAGCCACTGCGCGCGGACGAGGACTTCGGGGATGCGTCCCTGGTGTTCATCAACTCGCCGTCGAATCCGACGGGCAAGGTGTTGGGCGTCGAGAAGCTGCGCGAGATCGTAGCCTGGGCCCGTGAGAAGGGCGCCATTGTGGCGTCCGATGAATGCTACATGAGTCTGGGGTGGGACGATAAGAACCCGCCGGTTTCCATCTTGGATCCGCGCGTCACCGACGGTGACAACACCGGGCTCATTGCCATGCATTCGCTGTCCAAGACCGCGAACATGGCGTCCTACCGCGCTGGGTTCTTTGCCGGCGATAGCAAGCTCATCGCCGAACTACTGGAGCTGCGCAAACACGCCGGCCTCATCGTGCCGGGTCCGATTCAGGCAGCGATGGTCGCCGCGCTTGACGACGACCCCTCCGAAGCCCTCCAGCGTCAGCGCTACGCCACCCGCCGTGCAGAGCTCATGCGCGCATTGACGTCAGCTGGTTTCACTATCGAGCACTCGGAAGCCGGCATGTACCTGTGGGCCACGCGCGGCGAGAACTGTCGCGCGACCGTCGATTGGCTGGCAGAGCGCGGCATCCTCGTTGCCCCAGGTGACTTCTATGGTCCGGCCGGCGAGCAGTTCGTCCGCATTGGTCTCAACGGCACCGATGAGCGCATCGCGGCGGCGGTGTCGCGGTTGGTTGCCTAA
- a CDS encoding pseudouridine synthase codes for MAFRPPAREGISPRKVMLTGIVPASPAYWAGQAGDSAFSPGTRLEPGTRLPGPTLAWYHPSVPHEEPIPFDYRVVYQDGDLIVADKPHFLPTTSNGRIVRETLQTRLRVDFGEEGIVPLHRLDRLTSGLVLCSRNPRTRPAYQRLFQDQAVSKHYRATVTTPLTFEDTLRLGMRRVRGQRQVIVDPAGTPTITRLSAHGSIVNVWPLTGHTHQIRVALNYLGHPIVGDDTYPVDRGLDLYDFSAPLQLAHVAMQFDDPLTSHERVFTL; via the coding sequence GTGGCTTTCCGCCCACCGGCGCGGGAGGGGATTAGCCCGCGCAAGGTGATGCTCACCGGCATCGTGCCCGCTTCTCCTGCCTATTGGGCAGGTCAGGCGGGCGATTCCGCGTTTTCACCCGGCACTCGTTTGGAACCTGGCACTCGGCTGCCTGGTCCGACGTTGGCGTGGTATCACCCCTCGGTACCTCATGAAGAGCCGATTCCGTTTGATTATCGGGTGGTGTATCAGGACGGGGATCTCATAGTCGCCGACAAGCCGCATTTCTTGCCCACGACATCGAATGGGCGCATCGTGCGTGAGACGCTGCAGACTCGCCTGCGCGTGGACTTTGGTGAGGAGGGCATTGTTCCTTTGCACCGCCTGGACCGACTCACGTCTGGTCTGGTGTTATGCTCGCGCAATCCGCGCACACGACCTGCCTACCAGCGGCTTTTCCAAGACCAAGCGGTGAGCAAGCACTATCGCGCAACAGTGACCACGCCCTTAACGTTTGAAGACACGCTGCGGCTGGGGATGCGCCGCGTGCGCGGCCAGCGTCAGGTGATTGTTGACCCCGCTGGGACACCCACGATCACTCGCCTGAGTGCGCACGGCTCCATTGTTAATGTGTGGCCACTGACCGGCCATACTCACCAAATTCGCGTCGCCCTCAACTACCTCGGCCATCCGATTGTGGGCGATGACACGTATCCCGTGGACCGCGGTCTAGACCTCTACGATTTCTCTGCTCCGCTGCAGCTCGCGCACGTAGCGATGCAGTTTGACGACCCCCTCACCAGCCACGAACGTGTGTTCACTCTGTGA
- a CDS encoding GtrA family protein produces MADLSVARFASNLGQFIKFGLVGGSGAVVNILVSIVAAKCGLAWFGATPHDAMFNLFGTQFHVRWFMLFSTIAFLVANTWNYQLNRMWTFKSVNKVSWLRGFFPFLITGIGAYLVTLAVQYLLMNPTSPLQLPPHIFDDTTGFRTMYYWANAISIVVAMPINFVFNKLWTFRSTPKKPVVVHHSEPA; encoded by the coding sequence ATGGCGGATCTGAGCGTTGCTCGCTTTGCCTCGAATCTAGGTCAGTTCATTAAGTTTGGCCTGGTCGGCGGCTCAGGCGCGGTGGTCAACATCCTAGTCTCCATCGTGGCAGCAAAGTGTGGCCTCGCGTGGTTCGGGGCTACTCCGCATGACGCAATGTTTAACCTCTTTGGCACCCAGTTCCATGTCCGCTGGTTCATGCTCTTTTCCACGATCGCGTTTCTCGTGGCAAACACATGGAACTACCAGCTCAACCGCATGTGGACGTTCAAGTCCGTCAACAAGGTGTCCTGGTTGCGAGGCTTCTTCCCGTTCCTCATCACCGGTATCGGCGCCTACCTGGTCACACTTGCGGTCCAGTACTTGCTGATGAATCCGACGTCGCCGCTGCAGCTGCCACCGCACATCTTTGACGACACCACTGGTTTCCGCACGATGTATTACTGGGCTAACGCCATTTCCATCGTTGTGGCCATGCCCATCAATTTCGTGTTCAACAAATTGTGGACCTTCCGCTCGACGCCTAAGAAGCCGGTCGTGGTCCATCATTCCGAGCCAGCTTAA
- a CDS encoding transcriptional regulator, with product MNNMINAIANYALNEIERASQDEFERETFYKAYAISATPTRFLEIVAAAILAWVLPGNMSMLCFLAIAPPMIGNLFGTAWLRKRVATPPVGRIWPAMTVYLIPLIVMFAGIAHNAYASDSTSYLVGAGAGVTAAIIFTPFLRRRQHQRDQARLDAELDD from the coding sequence ATGAACAACATGATTAACGCCATTGCTAACTACGCCCTCAATGAAATCGAGCGCGCATCGCAGGATGAATTCGAACGTGAGACTTTTTACAAAGCGTATGCCATCAGCGCTACCCCGACCCGATTCCTCGAGATCGTCGCCGCAGCCATCCTCGCTTGGGTTCTTCCTGGGAATATGAGCATGCTGTGCTTTCTCGCCATTGCGCCGCCTATGATCGGCAATCTCTTCGGCACGGCGTGGCTGCGCAAGCGAGTCGCCACCCCACCTGTTGGCCGTATTTGGCCTGCAATGACCGTCTACCTCATCCCGCTCATTGTGATGTTCGCCGGAATTGCCCATAACGCTTACGCATCGGACTCCACCTCTTACTTGGTTGGCGCTGGGGCCGGCGTGACCGCCGCCATCATCTTCACACCGTTTCTCCGACGCCGCCAGCACCAACGCGACCAGGCCCGCCTCGACGCCGAACTCGACGACTAG
- a CDS encoding helix-turn-helix transcriptional regulator has protein sequence MPEQPNMVRKWRRWLELSQTELAERAGVSRQTIANIERGNYSPSVHLALDICRELGKTVEEVFGDEQHD, from the coding sequence ATGCCTGAGCAACCCAACATGGTCCGCAAATGGCGCCGCTGGCTTGAGCTATCCCAAACTGAGCTCGCTGAACGCGCAGGCGTCTCCCGTCAGACAATCGCCAATATCGAACGCGGCAATTACTCCCCGTCCGTACACCTCGCACTAGACATATGCCGCGAACTCGGAAAAACCGTCGAAGAAGTATTTGGAGATGAACAACATGATTAA
- a CDS encoding endonuclease domain-containing protein, whose product MSKEAIRRKLRERRLFRVHRGIYTDEWTPLAVARALAHGLSRIHFTGKTAREIHLGRALTFPLEAEGPRTLRGKKFRVTHSRLSATTKVNGLPVVQALWSARRIASACGDLLEHHYRGKEGPSRLEKDRQRMGRVPRKLKEAIRNTPIGTDSQSERKLSRSLRSQGIFPDHNVLIAGYRFDFLIGKLIIEVDGWEYHKRSEIFQADRSKQNAAVAHGYTVLRFTADDIHYHLDDALRLIKATLDLIKGREPTLPACVTQPYWTWHLCLQNLLF is encoded by the coding sequence ATGAGCAAGGAAGCTATAAGACGCAAGCTTCGCGAGCGTCGTCTCTTCCGCGTGCATCGGGGAATTTATACCGATGAATGGACACCTCTCGCTGTAGCGCGGGCCCTGGCGCATGGGCTCAGCCGCATTCATTTCACAGGAAAGACTGCACGGGAGATTCACCTCGGGCGCGCATTGACGTTCCCATTGGAAGCGGAGGGGCCGCGAACGCTTAGGGGGAAAAAGTTTCGTGTCACGCATTCACGACTTTCAGCGACGACCAAGGTGAACGGCCTGCCCGTGGTGCAGGCCTTGTGGTCGGCTCGGCGGATAGCTAGTGCCTGCGGTGACTTGTTGGAGCATCATTATCGCGGTAAAGAAGGGCCTAGTCGCCTGGAGAAGGACCGCCAGAGGATGGGGCGCGTGCCGCGAAAGCTGAAAGAGGCGATTCGGAACACCCCCATCGGTACGGATAGCCAGTCCGAAAGGAAGCTCAGCAGGAGTTTGCGATCGCAGGGCATATTCCCGGATCACAACGTGCTCATCGCTGGGTATCGGTTCGACTTTTTGATAGGCAAGCTGATTATCGAAGTCGACGGCTGGGAGTACCACAAACGCAGCGAAATATTTCAGGCGGATAGATCGAAACAGAATGCGGCTGTCGCTCACGGTTACACAGTTTTGCGCTTTACTGCTGACGATATCCACTACCACCTCGACGATGCCCTCCGCCTTATTAAGGCGACGCTTGATCTGATTAAGGGGCGGGAGCCTACGCTGCCAGCGTGTGTGACGCAGCCGTATTGGACGTGGCACTTATGCCTGCAGAACTTGCTGTTTTGA
- a CDS encoding amino acid permease → MLKVTAQNDSSPRSLGSGLKVRHLTMMGLGSTIGAGLFLGTGVGISAAGPAVLLAYLIAGFLAILVMQMLGEMGTVIPASGSFSEYAEHGIGRWAGFTQGWIYWLATVAVLGAEITGAAGFIGAWFDCPPWIPAAICVALFGVINLLRVRMFGEFEYWFAFIKVAVIVLFLIIGALLIFGLLPGHSFIGTSVFLEDGFMPNGLGGVAAGLLAVAFAFGGIEVVAIAAAESEDPEKSLVNAVRTTITRISVFYLGSVLVITFLLPYSSLGSAQSAAESPFTMVLDRAGIPGAAVIMEVVIVLALLSAFNAQIYASSRMMHSLASRGEAPKVFASTDRRGVPTAAIALSVALSVVMVILNYADTGWLLSFMLNAAGASLLIVWVFIAVSQLRLRPHLEAIHPLPVRMWAYPYLTWCALALFAAIAVLMLTDASARIQLISAAIMFAVLAVAGVINAKARGISPTARLPLPTAADLETR, encoded by the coding sequence ATGCTAAAGGTGACTGCTCAAAACGATTCCTCTCCTCGCTCGCTCGGCAGCGGCCTCAAGGTCCGCCACCTCACCATGATGGGGCTCGGCTCCACCATTGGCGCGGGCCTCTTCCTAGGCACCGGTGTGGGCATCTCCGCAGCCGGTCCAGCTGTTCTTTTGGCTTATCTCATCGCCGGTTTCCTCGCCATCCTCGTCATGCAGATGCTGGGTGAAATGGGCACCGTCATCCCGGCCTCCGGCTCTTTCTCCGAGTACGCCGAACACGGCATCGGCCGCTGGGCCGGCTTTACCCAGGGCTGGATCTATTGGCTGGCCACCGTGGCTGTCCTCGGCGCCGAAATCACCGGCGCGGCCGGCTTCATCGGCGCGTGGTTCGACTGCCCGCCGTGGATCCCCGCCGCCATCTGTGTTGCGCTCTTCGGCGTCATCAACCTGCTGCGCGTGCGCATGTTTGGCGAGTTCGAGTACTGGTTCGCCTTCATCAAGGTCGCCGTCATCGTCCTCTTCCTCATCATCGGTGCTCTGCTGATCTTCGGCCTCTTGCCCGGCCACTCCTTCATCGGCACCTCGGTCTTCCTCGAGGACGGCTTCATGCCGAACGGTCTCGGCGGCGTCGCGGCCGGCCTGCTGGCCGTGGCTTTCGCCTTCGGCGGCATCGAGGTTGTCGCCATCGCCGCCGCCGAATCCGAGGACCCGGAGAAGTCCCTCGTCAACGCCGTGCGCACCACCATCACGCGTATCTCCGTGTTCTACTTGGGCTCCGTCCTCGTCATTACCTTCCTCCTGCCATACTCCTCTCTCGGCTCCGCGCAATCTGCTGCCGAGTCGCCGTTCACCATGGTGCTCGACCGCGCCGGCATCCCTGGCGCCGCCGTCATCATGGAGGTCGTCATCGTCCTGGCGTTGTTGTCTGCCTTCAATGCGCAGATTTACGCCTCCTCCCGCATGATGCACTCGCTGGCCTCTCGTGGTGAGGCGCCGAAGGTCTTCGCGTCCACCGACCGCCGCGGCGTCCCCACCGCTGCCATCGCGCTCTCTGTGGCGCTGTCCGTGGTCATGGTTATCCTCAACTACGCCGATACCGGCTGGCTGCTGTCCTTTATGCTCAACGCCGCTGGCGCATCACTGCTCATCGTGTGGGTCTTCATCGCTGTGAGCCAGCTGCGTCTGCGCCCACACCTCGAGGCCATTCACCCACTGCCCGTGCGCATGTGGGCCTACCCCTACCTCACGTGGTGTGCCCTGGCACTGTTCGCGGCTATTGCGGTGCTCATGCTTACCGACGCCTCCGCCCGCATCCAACTCATCTCAGCCGCCATCATGTTTGCTGTGCTTGCCGTAGCCGGCGTCATCAATGCCAAGGCGCGCGGCATCTCTCCCACGGCCCGCCTGCCGCTACCCACTGCCGCCGACCTCGAGACCCGCTAG